The DNA window CAATACATTGAAGATGATAAAGCAGATCGCGGAGTGTGTGTACTTTAAAGCTTCCAGGTCCCTACTGGACGGAAGGGTGCAGACACCATTGTAAACATCACTGGCCAGGGTGACTGGTATCCCTAAGAGACCAGCTGTTCCCCAAAGTCCCACAGTAAGTCCCAAGGTAAGGCCACGAATTTGACCCATACTCAGATTGGGGTTCAGGCATGCATAGCATCCAATCAGCAGAGCCTGGGCAAAAGCTGAAGTATACCAgacccaggagcccaggccacACAGGGCTGTGCTCCGGGCAGTATTTAAGCCTGGTGTCAGGATGAGCACCGCATTACTGAAGAGGGCACTGCCTACTGCCAACTGTGCCAGAATGGCCCGGCTGTGGCAGATCTGCCAGTGAAAGAGGGGTCTGAGAATTGCGAAGAGGACCACACTGCTTGCCAGCATGCCTAAGACACCGGCGAGGATGAAGAAGGGCAGTGAAAACTTCTCAAGCAGGTTGCAGGAGTGGCAGGGAGCAGCTGCCTCCACGCTGTAGTAATCCAGATTTTCGTAGGAGATGTTATCCTCATCCGTTAAATTCCAGTTGTCCAAAATAAATTGAAGTTCACTTGTGTCCACCTACAGGGTATACCCAGAAGGGAGAGTCAGGGTATCTAGCACCTCAATAAAGAGGGTACACTCAGGGATGGACGGGGTTGGGGGGCTTGGGTTTGGAAGACAGAGGATCTGCCTGAAGGAGTTGGGTGCAGTGACTGTGATGAAGGGGGAAGCTAAGGAACCTGAACGGTCAGAGCCAGGGAGAAGCCCCATTGGAGCCGTAGAGAGACTTAGAAGAacagaaggatggagggaagatgAGAAGAAATCTGCTGGGACTGGCTGAAAggtggagagagaagaaatagggtgggaacaggaaagaaaggggaaagactTTTGAACCAGAgaccaagaaaacacaggggtAAAGGATGATGAGAAAAGGGAAGGGCATAAAGCACAGAGaagtaaataagtaaaagggGCAATGGGACAGAGGCATGGCCCCACACTCACCTGCTCTGGGTGCAGACAGTTCCCCATGGCACTGCAGGTTCAGGGAAGGCAGAGTACAGGGCCCGGACTCTCTGTCAGCAGCAGTGGCTCCAAGATAAGTACCCAGGGCTAACGAATGCTCTCAAGTCCTGGGCAgtgcctgggtgtgtgtgtggggtcacaCCTATTTCCTACTTGGGTTCATATAGCACTCTGTCACAGAGCTTCCTGTTTTGAAGTTGGATCTGGCTGGTCAGAATGGCCTCAGGAAAAGAACATGGTGAGGTCCACAAAGGGGAGAATTTCCCCAAAGGAGGCAAGGTAGAAATCAAGGCTTTTTCCAGAAAGGGAAGGACGAGGGGCCAGGGGTGACTTGTGAAGCAGAGATAAGAGAGAGAAGTGCTGGGAAGTTGGAGTGACCAGGAATCTGATGACTCTCTGTGTTCTCAATTCCTTTGAATTACATCCAAGGAAAAAGTTCAAAAGTTCCCTTGTTTGGGGGAAGTCCTGATAATGGTATTTGCTGTTGGCTCTGTCCAGACTGAGAATATGCATTTAACTGAAGGCCTTGTGTGTGTGGCAGAGGAACACACCTATTTATCTGTATGCCTGTGTTGGGTATCATTGTGCTCCCATCTGAGTCCTAGGAACTGGGTGGTGCCTGGGTGTGTGCATTCTTATCTAGAGGTAAGAGGGACAGAAGACTGGAGGCCTGTCAAGGATCTTTAAGGACTCTCCTTCAGGGAGCAATTGAGCATTTGCCTCACCACCTATGGACTCAATGAATGCATCTCTCACACCAGGCAGAACACATGGTCTGACACAGCAAAATAGTCTCAGGGGGATCACGGGATAACATACTTTAATGTGAGACTATAGCCCACTGGGTAATCTCTATTCATATTCTGTTGTGAGACACACAGGCTGTGAGAATACTTCATTGGCTTGGCATCTTAGCAATACGTAAAGTTTCTGATGGGAGGTAAAATTGGTGTTTCTCTGGCCAGGAGAAATACAGGGTACATGTTCCCGTATGTGGTATGTGGCTTCCCATTAAGCCGCTCAGACTGAGCTTCAGAAGAATTGACTACTAAGGTCAATTTTCAGATTTAACAGGAGGGAGCTAGAAAGggagttggtaaaaaaaaaaaaaaaaaaaaaaaaaaaaaaaaaagtgaagctcTACTTCCTGGATGGTGTTGGTGGAGTCTTCACCTCCACCCCTGTGTTGGTCAGCCTTGCTGGACAGAGGGTAACAGGGTAGCAGTTGGATGACACGCTTTAAATGCAAATGTACTTCGGAAAGCAAAATACTCAGACACTCTCCTTTGACCCCACTCATAGGTGCTCCAGAGAGTGGCATGGCAAAGAGGCAGTACCCTTTGAGTGCCAGGTGCCAGGGACATGAGGACAGTCCTCATTTGCATGCAGCCCAGCCAGCAGTGAGAGTAGCAGAAAGGAGGCAGCCTGACCACATGGATAATCCAGATATATTGAGGGTGGTCCCTCTGAGATTAGCACAGGAGAGTTAGAAAGATTATAAAGATA is part of the Meriones unguiculatus strain TT.TT164.6M chromosome 11, Bangor_MerUng_6.1, whole genome shotgun sequence genome and encodes:
- the Ackr1 gene encoding atypical chemokine receptor 1, which gives rise to MGNCLHPEQVDTSELQFILDNWNLTDEDNISYENLDYYSVEAAAPCHSCNLLEKFSLPFFILAGVLGMLASSVVLFAILRPLFHWQICHSRAILAQLAVGSALFSNAVLILTPGLNTARSTALCGLGSWVWYTSAFAQALLIGCYACLNPNLSMGQIRGLTLGLTVGLWGTAGLLGIPVTLASDVYNGVCTLPSSRDLEALKYTHSAICFIIFNVLPLALLTAKGLKKSLNKGLGPWVSVLWVWFIFWWPHGIVLIFDTLVRSKIILLQSCPSQQILDVISDLAEALSVLHCVATPLLLALLCYQTTRKSLPSLSLPTRQSSHVEVSVCKS